ACCGTTTATTACAGAAGCCCAATTAGCACTCTTTAAATATCAAGCAGGCGGAAAATATTTTAATTGCCCAATGTCATATATAGCTCAGCAGGAGTTTGTAGAGTTTTCTAAAATTAATCGTTCTATTAAATTTAACATTATTGAATATTTCGATTTTCTTTATCATAGAAAA
This genomic interval from Neisseria flavescens contains the following:
- a CDS encoding DUF1132 family protein; this encodes MKPFITEAQLALFKYQAGGKYFNCPMSYIAQQEFVEFSKINRSIKFNIIEYFDFLYHRKLNEEVWEIVFDDDSSLLIREFYKNDKKFFEFKVGNSDRIYNLSSIFSD